One segment of uncultured Campylobacter sp. DNA contains the following:
- a CDS encoding tRNA-dihydrouridine synthase, which yields MTEDFFKKDPLFLAPLAGFSDPPLRGVVKKFGCDATVSEMISANALVFEGEKTLKMLEKNAAETPFFVQIAGSDAEIIKKAVLLINKFDGIDGIDLNCGCPVPKVVKQGAGSALLLDLPRLSRLVETIKKYSNKKFTSAKVRLGFGAVDIENIARAVQGAGADFIAIHGRTRAGGYSAAVDYGAIARAKCALQIPVIANGDINSANAPAVRDLSGADALMIGRAVIGRPWIFREIKTGERASDALKREVVLYHFSQMLSHYGSHGVAIFRKHLHEYSKGRENAASFREQINHVAAESEMTRLIEEFLA from the coding sequence ATGACGGAAGATTTTTTTAAAAAGGACCCTCTATTTTTGGCGCCTTTGGCGGGCTTTTCAGATCCGCCGCTGCGGGGCGTAGTGAAAAAATTCGGCTGCGACGCGACCGTAAGCGAGATGATAAGCGCAAACGCCCTTGTTTTCGAGGGTGAAAAGACGCTAAAGATGCTCGAAAAAAACGCCGCCGAAACCCCATTTTTTGTGCAGATCGCGGGCAGCGATGCGGAAATTATCAAAAAGGCGGTTTTGCTCATCAATAAATTTGACGGCATCGACGGCATCGATCTAAACTGCGGCTGCCCCGTCCCCAAGGTCGTAAAGCAAGGTGCCGGCTCGGCGCTGCTGCTCGATCTGCCCCGTCTATCGCGCCTGGTTGAGACTATAAAAAAGTATTCGAACAAAAAATTTACGAGCGCGAAGGTGCGGCTGGGCTTCGGCGCCGTGGATATCGAAAATATCGCTCGCGCCGTACAAGGCGCAGGAGCCGATTTTATCGCGATTCATGGCCGCACCAGAGCGGGCGGATACAGCGCGGCGGTGGATTACGGCGCGATCGCAAGAGCCAAATGCGCGCTGCAAATCCCCGTGATCGCAAACGGCGACATAAACTCCGCCAATGCGCCTGCAGTGCGAGACCTTAGCGGCGCAGACGCGCTGATGATCGGTCGCGCGGTCATCGGCAGGCCGTGGATCTTTCGCGAGATCAAAACGGGCGAACGCGCAAGCGACGCGCTAAAAAGGGAGGTCGTGCTCTATCATTTCTCCCAGATGTTAAGCCACTACGGCAGCCACGGCGTGGCGATATTTCGCAAGCATCTGCACGAATACTCCAAGGGGCGCGAAAACGCCGCAAGCTTTCGCGAGCAGATCAACCACGTCGCTGCTGAGAGCGAAATGACTCGGCTAATCGAGGAATTTTTAGCCTAA
- a CDS encoding LapA family protein: MKTKQFFLYSIVYIAIVAILVFTQQSSSYTLGLFGFTFTLPVAVWIVLPLILYMILAIFHIVFHSFAFYRTKRAIAKDLSAYDAMSKEVLLGLDTNKDFKTEYFKDPSELTKILSPWYDSTGIDVKNEDLKEVIGVIEKVKNGEVADLRKYKLPKDNGLFLQNELNRLDAEPAYAYEILKTKGVYSENITKKAYAVALAKGSYDKIKAYKIPQDIAEVNILVDRAVNDASFEISSEELFDLVNNEKFSEQDFIGFAKKLKNHLAPEQYKAFFERLKNENQEATEAYLYALYELGMIDEFREQLSLADGDEFEKFKILLFLRDNGKNVPASLLF; the protein is encoded by the coding sequence ATGAAAACCAAGCAATTCTTTTTATATTCGATCGTCTATATCGCAATCGTCGCGATTTTAGTTTTTACGCAGCAAAGCAGTAGCTATACGCTGGGGCTTTTCGGTTTTACGTTTACGCTTCCTGTGGCAGTGTGGATCGTGCTGCCGTTAATTTTATATATGATTTTGGCGATTTTTCATATCGTTTTTCATAGCTTTGCGTTTTACCGCACAAAAAGGGCGATCGCAAAGGATCTAAGCGCATATGATGCGATGAGTAAAGAGGTTTTGCTGGGTCTTGATACCAATAAAGACTTTAAAACCGAGTATTTTAAAGACCCAAGCGAGCTTACTAAAATTTTATCTCCGTGGTACGATAGCACCGGCATAGACGTCAAAAATGAGGATCTAAAAGAGGTCATAGGCGTTATCGAGAAGGTTAAAAACGGCGAAGTGGCGGATCTGCGAAAATATAAACTCCCTAAAGATAACGGACTATTTTTGCAAAACGAGCTCAATCGCCTCGACGCCGAGCCTGCGTATGCGTATGAAATTTTAAAAACCAAGGGCGTTTATAGTGAAAATATCACTAAAAAAGCCTATGCCGTAGCGCTTGCCAAAGGAAGCTACGATAAGATCAAAGCTTATAAAATTCCTCAAGATATAGCCGAGGTAAATATTTTAGTGGATCGCGCGGTGAATGACGCGAGCTTTGAGATCAGTAGCGAGGAACTTTTCGATCTCGTAAATAATGAAAAATTTAGCGAGCAGGATTTTATCGGCTTTGCTAAAAAGCTAAAAAATCATCTCGCTCCAGAGCAATACAAAGCCTTTTTCGAGCGGCTCAAAAACGAGAATCAAGAAGCAACCGAGGCATATCTGTACGCGCTATATGAGCTTGGCATGATCGACGAGTTTAGAGAGCAGCTAAGCCTTGCCGACGGCGACGAGTTTGAGAAGTTTAAAATTCTGCTATTTTTGCGTGACAACGGCAAAAACGTTCCTGCGTCGCTGTTATTTTAA
- the dksA gene encoding RNA polymerase-binding protein DksA — translation MKKNELKFYKKILEEKREQLIANINSSVNEISELRENKAADDFDVASMNTDLSIEYSLNVNQQKAFLEIESALKRIENGTYGLCESCGEQISLERLKVNPEARLCISCKEQAEKQNRS, via the coding sequence ATGAAGAAAAACGAGTTGAAATTTTACAAGAAAATTTTAGAAGAAAAAAGAGAGCAACTCATCGCCAATATTAATAGCTCTGTAAATGAAATTTCGGAATTGCGCGAGAATAAAGCTGCGGATGATTTTGACGTAGCGAGCATGAATACGGATTTAAGCATCGAATACTCGCTCAATGTTAATCAACAAAAGGCGTTTTTAGAGATTGAAAGCGCGCTTAAGCGCATCGAAAACGGCACTTATGGGCTTTGTGAGAGCTGCGGCGAGCAGATAAGCTTAGAGCGTCTTAAGGTAAATCCGGAGGCGAGATTGTGCATTTCGTGCAAGGAACAGGCGGAAAAGCAAAATAGGAGTTAG
- a CDS encoding 23S rRNA (pseudouridine(1915)-N(3))-methyltransferase RlmH, with product MQITVNSIQKGADEFASEISDYKKMAAKFAAVRDETFFNANIARAQAASRELALMAYDEAYLPRLSGYVVALDERGQELDSMEFASMLKDKSSVSFFIGGAYGLSENFKAKADKIISLSRLTLAHKIAKLLLFEQIFRALCINANHPYHK from the coding sequence GTGCAGATAACGGTAAATTCCATCCAAAAGGGCGCGGACGAGTTCGCTAGCGAGATAAGCGATTATAAAAAAATGGCGGCTAAATTTGCCGCGGTGCGAGATGAGACGTTTTTTAACGCTAATATCGCTCGCGCTCAAGCAGCATCCCGCGAACTCGCACTTATGGCGTACGATGAAGCTTATCTACCACGCCTTAGCGGATACGTCGTGGCTCTGGACGAGCGCGGACAGGAGCTAGATAGCATGGAATTTGCGAGTATGCTAAAGGATAAGAGCAGCGTGTCGTTTTTCATCGGTGGCGCTTATGGGCTTAGTGAAAATTTTAAGGCAAAAGCCGATAAAATAATTAGTCTTAGCAGGCTTACGTTAGCGCACAAAATCGCTAAACTTTTGCTTTTTGAGCAAATTTTTCGCGCATTGTGCATTAACGCAAACCATCCATATCACAAATAA
- the accD gene encoding acetyl-CoA carboxylase, carboxyltransferase subunit beta, translating into MNFGDLFSKIRRTQPAPSEAPTHWIKCPGCGALMYSKEVEQNHSVCPKCNYHLRFDAQARIDLICDEGSFVEYDQNLQPVDPLKFVDKKSYKKRIAESKEKTGRLSAVIAGEGAISRQKIQLVVFDFNFMGGSLGSVEGEKIVRAVKRSLDKNEPLIIVSASGGARMQESTFSLMQMSKTSAALKILSEHKIPFISVLTDPTMGGVSASFAWLGDIIIAEPGALIGFAGQRVIKQTIGADLPEGFQRSEFLLEHGLIDAIVPRAEMRQYLSDVINVLSKNAVQIDDTSDKSLHEEGSEE; encoded by the coding sequence ATGAATTTTGGAGATCTATTTTCAAAAATACGCAGGACGCAACCTGCGCCGAGCGAAGCTCCTACGCATTGGATCAAGTGCCCGGGATGTGGCGCACTGATGTATAGCAAAGAGGTCGAGCAAAATCATAGCGTTTGCCCGAAGTGCAACTATCACCTTCGTTTTGACGCGCAGGCTCGCATCGATCTGATCTGCGACGAAGGCTCTTTCGTGGAGTACGATCAAAATCTGCAGCCCGTCGATCCGCTAAAATTCGTCGATAAAAAATCCTACAAAAAGCGTATTGCCGAGAGCAAAGAAAAAACAGGCAGGCTTAGCGCGGTGATCGCGGGCGAGGGCGCTATAAGTCGCCAAAAAATTCAGCTCGTGGTGTTTGATTTTAACTTCATGGGCGGAAGCCTGGGCTCTGTGGAGGGCGAAAAGATCGTGCGCGCCGTAAAGCGCAGTCTGGATAAAAACGAGCCGCTAATCATCGTAAGCGCAAGCGGCGGCGCAAGGATGCAAGAAAGCACCTTTTCGCTAATGCAGATGAGCAAAACCTCCGCCGCGCTTAAAATTTTATCCGAGCATAAAATTCCATTCATCTCCGTTCTTACTGATCCTACGATGGGCGGCGTGAGTGCGTCATTTGCGTGGCTGGGAGATATCATCATCGCAGAGCCCGGCGCTCTTATCGGCTTTGCTGGACAGCGCGTCATCAAGCAAACTATCGGCGCGGATCTGCCGGAGGGCTTTCAAAGATCGGAATTTCTGCTCGAGCACGGATTAATTGATGCGATCGTTCCTAGAGCTGAGATGAGGCAGTATTTAAGCGATGTAATCAACGTGCTGAGCAAAAACGCTGTGCAGATTGACGACACGAGTGACAAATCGCTGCACGAAGAGGGAAGCGAAGAGTAG
- the recO gene encoding recombination protein RecO: MQGFILKTTNVRDEDCIVDVLSESALVRAYRFYGARHSNIIQGYKIDFELSQNQNFLPRLSGVMHLGYAWLGSREKLLFWQQFMRLLHAHLKDAEHLDKFYYELLNHAAMRFGKQNPRRIIVESYAEILKFEGRLHDEPYCFLCDEEILENIALCRGFLPAHEHCAQRAGFAQDEILEFLRSKKTLNLNDETAERLYDITLEGL, encoded by the coding sequence ATGCAAGGATTTATATTAAAAACGACCAATGTTAGGGATGAGGACTGCATCGTGGACGTGCTAAGCGAAAGTGCGCTCGTGCGTGCGTATCGCTTTTACGGCGCGCGCCATTCAAACATCATCCAGGGCTATAAAATCGACTTCGAGCTCTCGCAAAATCAAAACTTCCTCCCTCGTCTTAGCGGTGTGATGCATCTAGGATACGCGTGGCTAGGAAGCCGCGAGAAGCTGCTATTTTGGCAGCAGTTCATGCGGCTTTTACACGCGCATCTAAAAGATGCCGAACATCTGGATAAATTTTATTACGAGCTGCTAAACCACGCTGCTATGCGCTTTGGCAAACAAAATCCGCGCCGCATAATCGTAGAAAGCTACGCCGAAATTTTAAAATTTGAGGGGCGCTTGCACGACGAGCCATATTGTTTTTTATGTGATGAGGAAATTTTAGAAAATATCGCGCTATGCCGCGGTTTTTTGCCCGCGCACGAGCATTGCGCGCAAAGAGCGGGCTTTGCGCAGGATGAAATTTTAGAATTTTTACGAAGCAAAAAGACGCTAAATTTAAACGACGAAACGGCAGAGAGGCTCTACGACATAACGCTTGAGGGACTTTGA
- a CDS encoding PAS domain-containing protein — MQRPTPINQEIKLDEKRYIVSKTDPKGIITFANPYFCMICGYSELELLGQPHNIIRHPDMPRIAFKLMWDTIQQGKDFTAVVKNLAKDGRFYWVITEFTSKKDPVTGQITEYTAFRKAPPRSAIETIEPIYRALLDAERNGGMQASQKALVDFLKSKGETYESWIAKVSGKSNPLTAMFFKAMKKLFS, encoded by the coding sequence ATGCAAAGACCGACTCCAATTAATCAGGAGATCAAACTCGATGAGAAGCGCTATATAGTTTCCAAAACCGATCCGAAGGGCATTATCACGTTTGCAAATCCGTATTTTTGTATGATTTGCGGCTATAGTGAGCTTGAGCTTTTGGGGCAGCCGCATAATATCATACGACATCCGGACATGCCGCGCATAGCGTTTAAGCTCATGTGGGATACGATACAGCAGGGCAAGGATTTTACCGCTGTGGTTAAAAATTTAGCCAAAGACGGGCGCTTTTATTGGGTCATTACAGAATTTACTTCTAAAAAAGACCCTGTAACAGGGCAGATCACCGAATACACGGCATTTCGCAAGGCTCCACCAAGATCCGCGATCGAAACTATAGAGCCAATTTATAGGGCATTGCTGGATGCTGAAAGAAACGGCGGTATGCAGGCTAGCCAAAAGGCGCTCGTGGACTTTTTAAAAAGCAAAGGCGAGACCTATGAGAGCTGGATCGCAAAGGTCTCAGGCAAATCAAATCCGCTCACCGCAATGTTTTTTAAGGCGATGAAAAAGCTTTTTAGCTAG